The genomic window gaaattctccttttcttccttccccagcTTAACACAAGGCTAATCACAGCAGGGATGTAGACACTTGTTATTTTCACTAGGAAAACCTCAGCCTTCCCTCATATTAGTGAGTTGGcactgcttctttttttttttttgtcaaaaatcagatttttatgAGATAATATGAGGGAATAGTGGCAAAGTATTAGGGCTGGTTTGGGCAGCAGATTGCAGATCCCCAAAATGTGGATGTGTGTGAGTACCCTCAGGCTCAGCTGATGCTGCCACCCTGACGTCTTCACCCTCTCCTTAATTACACTGTCAGTGATTTGGTTTACTTAAAATTTGTTCCCAGTGGAGAGAAGTGACCCAGTTAAGTCTTTGTCCTGCTTTTGATCCCTGTTTCATGGAGAATAGCACACAGAAAGGTAAATACAGTTCTAGATACTCCTTTTAAAGCAAGGAGGCTTTTTCCTGGCTCAAGTTTATTAATTAAATGAGGAAGTTCACTGTTGCTCACGTCAGCTGGTGCTGTCAGGACTTAGATAAAAATTCTGTGAAGGCTGCAGTGATGTCCCACTGTTGATCAACTTTTGATGTCCCACAAGAGCTGCTGTTGAAGCAGGAGCTCTTAATTTTCCATCTCTCTGTGCAAGGGTTTGGGCCACCAAATACCATCCAGGACCTTTGTGTGTCAGGTATTTCGAGGTGGATCCACTGACAGAATGCACGTGGGGAAGGAAGTTCTGTTAATTACAGCAAACTTCCTGTTACAAATGGGGCAGCTGCACTCTGGAGGTGATTCTGTCCTATTTTCCCAGATTTATTGGAAACAGGGATACAAGGCATTTCCAATTACCTATTTATTGATGTATTTATTACCAATTGTTACCAGTTCAGGTTGCTTTTAAGGTGAAATCTGTCTTACCTTGCAGCACAGAAAGAGCCTGTAAAGGTGCATTTCCTTAGAAAATTTATCAGGGGTTTTTACAAAATTAGCCAGCACTGTGGTGGATTTTAACACAAAAagtgctttttgttttctcttcagcAGAAAAGAGCAGCATCTTCTCTGTTTAGTGGGCTGCATGTCCTCTCTCCACCTCAGGGCTGATAAAATGAGTGTGCTCGTGTGCCAGCACAGGTTTTGTGCTCTGGAGCAGTTCGTGGtacaaggcagagctgctggagaacaTTATCTTTTATTTAGCTTTGTGTAGTGCTTTTATTGGTGTATATTtggaattaaattattttattacttaTTCATGGGACACAGGATTGCTTCTCAGTGCCTGGTGGTGGAGGGCTCTGTGAGTTTATTGCTGTTCCTGGCCGTGTTGGGTTTAAGTGCCTGAGTGGGGGCTGCTGAGTGtttatattttggtttttgcagcagcagaactgaaAGCCTCACAAGACAGCGATGGCTTTTTCTCTGGAATTTGAATATGGAGGCCACGGGGACAGATGAAGTAGAAAAGATCAAATCAAAGTTTATGTCTGCATGGCACAACATGAAATACAGTAAGTGGAGCAGAGTGTGGTCAGATGTGTCCTCATTAAAAGGAATGGAGTGTTGCTTGTTGGCATGGATGGAATCAGAACTAATTAATACTACAAATGCAATGTGGCCCTTGtaacaggtttttctttgataaaCAAGCCCCACTAAAAAACTTCCTtagcttttcattttttcaaacaaatcttgcataatttcattttgaattaCTTCTTTTGGAAACAGTAAATATATTCTGTAAATTACTCCAGATTTGCATAGGCTTTTAAACAGGGATAACATGGAATCATCTGTGCaaagatttattttgtttataaatgtgcttttatagaaaaaaataggATGGTGTGTGAGATACAAATTCCACTGAAGACTCTACCCTTGAGTAACATTTTTCCACAGCTGAACATCAGGAATTCGTTTATGAGCAACCAGATTTTCAAGTGTGCCCTTTTACTAATCTGTCcttgatttttctgctttccctttaGGACTGAGGTTGCTCAGATTTACCACCAGATTTTTGAGAAACATTATTAATCATAGCTGAGTTTTGGAGATGTCTGACAAGATGAAaagatcctttttttttcctgctttctttgaGGCTGTCACATGGTTAAAAGGGAATAGTAACCATTGTAccttttatgggattttttatGAGACCAAAACCCAATATcaatgcttctttttttttttttttttttttattcccctttCAAGGGTTACCTTTGGCTTAACCAGATGCTGTCAGCATTTCCTTTTGGCAAGTTCAGTCACACATTTGTATTTGTTTTGCATCTGTTTCAGGCTGGGTGTTGAAAACAAAAACTTACTTCAGTCGGAACTCTCCAGTTTTTCTGCTGGGAAAATGTTACCACTTCAAAACTGAGGGTGAGTACAGAGCTCTTGGCTCATTCCTCAGCAGGAATAAGGTATTTTTAATCTTCTAGAAAGACTGGCATTAACAATTACCAAATCCAAAATGTAAATATGAAAAGCTTAGAAAATACTCATTTAAATGTCCACCTCTAATGCAGCCCATCCTAACCTGCTTTATTCAGATTTTACACCAAAACCTTGTGCTTTCTGTAAAAATTTGTGTTGTAATTTGCACTTCATTTACTATCAACTGGAGATTTTCTCTCTAAAAACTCCTGATGGAAATAGTGACAAGGCCTGATCAGGCTCACTGCACCCACACCTTTGTTATCACTTTCGAGGGTGCAGTTTTTTAAGTCTCTCTCTTTATTTGACCATTCACAGTTGGGTGAATTAAGCACTTACTTGCAGGTCAGTGGTTCCACTGGCACAGTGGTGTCTGCATGGTTCttttgatttttcccttttattttttttaatatacctGGCACATTTCTGTTATGTTTGCCTTCCAGTTTTCCTTTGTTGTACTTCAGGCAATTGTGAATTTTTGTAAATTTGTTTTTCTACTAAATTTGCTACTTGTTACTTGCTTTCTAATCACAGAAGTCCCATAACAAATTAATTAGAGCTTAAGCTGTGCTTTGCCTTGCAGAATCTGGGGAGCTCTCTACAGATGGGTCGAGTTTTGACAAAATCAGCACCGAGATTTCGGGGAACGTTGAGGAATTCCGCAAGGATTTCATTTCTAGGATCTGGCTGACCTACAGGGAGGAGTTCCCTCAGATCAAGGGCTCTGCTCTGACCACTGACTGTGGCTGGGGCTGCACGCTCAGAACGGGGCAGATGCTGCTGGCGCAGGGGCTGATGCTTCATTTCCTTGGGAGAGGTGAGTTAGAGAAGATCTCTGTGTTTGCATAAGCACAGGCATTCTGTAGAGACCAAAATGGCCTTTTTTTATCCCAAATCTGAAGGACCAGCTGGTTTTGGTTGTGGGCTCCTCACTCCTGTTGGAATTGTGTCCCATGGCACAGAGACTGGGCTGTCCTGCCCTTCCTTTTCTGAGAACCAAAGTGTGCCAAAGCAAACTTCTGTGGAGTTCCCAATATCCAGGTGTGAGTTAATACATCACAAGAGTGTGATCCCCTCTCTGGGTGTTCTTACCCCTGCACATGCCCAGTTCTCTGGAAATTTGATTGTTTCTTGAACTCCAGATGTAGGAGTAAGTTCCCCAGCCCATAGCTGTGGGCTATGGCAGAAGTGATGTTCTTTTATCAGTTCTAAAGTTCTCCATTATTGAATTTCTTCTGGTGTTAATATATTGAGTTCCTAGAAGGATTCTAATGTAACTTCAATACATCATTCTCTGTGTGGAAATGTTCACTGTgtcattcctgcccttcccccGTGTACTTAGAGggaacttcccttttttcctacCACTGTCTGTCTCAAAGGCCTCCCTCAGTCACAGCCAGCTGAAGCTTTAGGAGCTGTGGGACACTTTctgctgccatgggctgagTGTCCATCTCCTCATTCTTCCAGGCTGGGCCACTTCCTGCATTGTAGGCTGGCAGAGTTAAACACCTTTTCCTTCCATGCCATTGCCAGTCCCTTTAGAGCAGTCATCCATTGCTTGCTTCAGAATGAGCCCAGGCACGGGCCTGACCGCCCGGGGGGGTTGGGAGAACACAGGGCATTGTTTCCTCAGCCATTTGTGGGCTCTCAGGAACACTCCAGCACAAGAGCCTTCTGAAAGCCCGTTTTGATCACactttgccctggctgtgcagctctgATGGAAGCTGGGAGCAAGGTCCcaacccagctgcagcacagagtcTCTGTTCCAGCAGTGTCAGGACTGAGCTGTGGGGTTGGCTCGGTGAATGTGCCTTTGGCTGTAGGTATTTAACTCATGAAACATTCATTATCTCTTTCAACTGACTGCACATATCAAAAAGTGTGTAAATACTTCTGCTGAGAACACAAATCCCTTAAATATCGCTCTTCTTATACatacatttaaaagaaattcaagccctgcccagaagactccctgtgagcaggagtGTGTAATGGCTCATTTGGAAGTAACCCCAGACAAAAACCACTCAGGTTTCTATCTTAAAAATCCATGGTTCCAAAGAATTCCTTGTGTGTCCCCCTTGTATCCTAATTTGGAAGATGATGGGATGATTCCAGAGTGCTCTTGTTCCTGTGGCAATCCAAATCCACAGAAAGATGGGGTAGGGATGGTCTTTCTGGGCTGCTTTGCTCCTCACTTGGTCTTCTGACAGCTGGTGAATTATCTTTTGAAAAGCTTTTTATGAGATCTGGGCAGCTTTGGAAACATATTTAGATGTTTACAGGAAGTTTTTCATGGCTGTTTACTCTTTTcccagagatgtttttgttcttgtttaaTGCTGTTGTTTCTGTTAGGAAGCAAAACTTGCCTGAAGTTTCTAGCTGAGATATTTACACTTCCACTGCCATGTGGAATGTTCCAGATATTGCTGAAGGTTGTTGGGAATGagttttgattttaaatttgAAGTTTTACTTTGAAATACCTTTGCTTGAGACACTGGCTGGAGTGTGAAGctgagagcccagagcagcagggcctgtgagGATGTTTCACTCTGTGTTGGGAGTACTTGCTGGAATTGGGGGACAATTCCAGGCATCTTCCTGGGCCTGCTGAACCCCATTCTGCAGGGGGAATGCTGTGTGGAATGCATCATCCATAGGGAAACCTTCAGCTGGAAAAGCACACTGGAGATACTGAATGATACTTAAACAAGTTTTCCTTGTAATCTAAAGGAATTAATGAATTTAGTGAATGAAAAAATCCTGCCAGCCTGTTTTTCTGCTGATCTCCTTTGCCATTTTGCCAGGAAGAAATGTTTGCTTTTACATCAATAATTCCTCAGGTCTGCCTGGTTTTTTAATAACTGAAAAATGAGAAGAATTAAGAGCTTTTGGAACTTCCTGTTTGACCCGGATAAAAGGTTTTTGGGTAGTATTGAAGTAACATTCATGTATTTAGTATGTCAGAGAGTTCTTACCTGTAATCAGgtgtattttctttattcagctgaCTGGGATGGTCACCAAAAAATCACCAGAAAAATCAAAGCGAACGCTGCTCTTCCAGAATTCTTTGTTCGCCTGTTAACAGCACCATGTAAAACACACATTATCACTTTAATGAGGGGGACAAAGGGAAGTGCTTTGCTAATTATGGCATAAAACGAATGTTAACgaggattttcccttttcctgctgcagcctgggtgtGGCCAGAAGCCCTGGCCATGGACAGCTGTGACTCGGAGTCCTGGCCCAGCAGCACCGTCAGAAAGCTCACGGCCTCCTTGGAGGCGTCGCTCACGGCTGAGCGGGACCCGCGGCTCCTGGCCCGGCCCCCTGccaggagggactgggatggcaCCGAGAGCAGGAACGAGCTTTATCACAGGAAAATCATCTCCTGGTTTGGGGACTCCCCCCTGGCAGCCTTTGGGCTGCACCAGTTGATAGAGTACGGGAAGAAATCCGGCAAGATGGCGGGGGATTGGTACGGGCCCGCCGTGGTGGCGCACATTCTGAGGTAAAACACCTTCAgttctctgctccttccctttgGACATTCTGAGGTAAAATACCTTCAGTTCTCTGCCCCTTCCCTTTGGACATTCTGAGGTAAAACACCTTCAGTTCTCTGCCCCTTCCCTTTGGACATTCTGAGGTAAAACACCTTCAgttctctgctccttccctttgGACATTCTGAGGTAAAACTCCTTCAgttctctgctccttccctttgGACATTCTGAGGTAAAACACCTTCAgttctctgctccttccctttgGACATTCTGAGGTAAAACATCTTCCattctctgctccttccctttgGACATTTTGAGGTAAAACGCCTTCAgttctctgctccttccctttgGACATTTTGAGGTAAAACACCAAAACACCTTCAGTTCTCTGTTCCTTCCCTTTGGACATTTTGAGGTAAAACACCTTCCATTCTCTGCTCCTTTCCTGTGGGAATTTTGAGGTAAAACACCTTCCATTCTCTGCTCCTTTCCTGT from Agelaius phoeniceus isolate bAgePho1 chromosome 8, bAgePho1.hap1, whole genome shotgun sequence includes these protein-coding regions:
- the ATG4C gene encoding cysteine protease ATG4C, yielding MEATGTDEVEKIKSKFMSAWHNMKYSWVLKTKTYFSRNSPVFLLGKCYHFKTEESGELSTDGSSFDKISTEISGNVEEFRKDFISRIWLTYREEFPQIKGSALTTDCGWGCTLRTGQMLLAQGLMLHFLGRAWVWPEALAMDSCDSESWPSSTVRKLTASLEASLTAERDPRLLARPPARRDWDGTESRNELYHRKIISWFGDSPLAAFGLHQLIEYGKKSGKMAGDWYGPAVVAHILRKAVEEARDPELQGVTVYVAQDCTVYSSDVIDRQCSFVASGKAGTKAVIILVPVRLGGERTNTDYLEFVKGILSLEYCVGIIGGRPKQSYYFAGFQDDSLIYMDPHYCQSFVDVSIKDFPLESFHCPSPKKMSFKKMDPSCTIGFYCRTVQDFEKASEEITKMLKSSSKEKYPLFTFVKGHSRDYDFASGPLHEENDLFSEDEKKRLKRFSTEEFVLL